From the genome of Patescibacteria group bacterium:
GAGCTCGTCGGTTCAAGAGTCCTCGGCCCGTATTTCGGCACCTCTATTTTTGTCTGGACAAGCTTAATCGGCATTATTTTAGGCAGCCTTAGCCTCGGCTACTATCTTGGCGGTAAAATCGCGGATAAAAAAACCAGCCTAAGCGGCTTATCGCTGATTATTCTTTTAGCGGCAATCTCTATCGGCTTAACGATTCTAATTAAAGATTTTTTACTGGCTGTTTCGCAAGCCAGCTTTACGGATATCCGCCTGGCCGCGGTTTTAGCGTCCTTGATTTTATTCTCGCCCGCCAGCATGCTCTTAGGCATGGTTTCTCCTTACGCTGTTAAGTTAAAAATGGAAAATTTAAATACCTCGGGCAGAACCGTAGGCAATCTTTACGCCATCTCCACGGTTGGCAGTATTATCGGAACGTTTTTATCCGGTTTTTACTTAATCCCGCGCTTTGGCACAAACAAACTCTTAATTATTTTATCAATAATATTAATTATCGTTTCTTTGGCGCTGGCTGTAAAAAAATATACTAAAACAAAATTGCTTGTTTTTATTATTGCCGTCGTTAGCTGGTCGGCAATTAGCGGGCTTGATGGCCTAGCTCTAAAAAATGGCTTTATAGACGTTGACACGGCCTACAACCGCATTTGGATATATAATCGCCTTGAACCGAATACAAACAGACTTACTAAAATAATGGGGATAAACAACGAAAATCATTCATCAATGTTTTTGGATAGCGATGAATTGGTAAATGAATACACGAAATATTATCATTTAGCCAAGCACTTTAATCCCAATTTTAAAGCCACTTTGATGCTCGGCGGCGCCGGCTATTCATATCCAAAAGATTTTTTACTCAAATATCC
Proteins encoded in this window:
- a CDS encoding fused MFS/spermidine synthase — its product is MKIYKYILEITVFACGTVVMIFELVGSRVLGPYFGTSIFVWTSLIGIILGSLSLGYYLGGKIADKKTSLSGLSLIILLAAISIGLTILIKDFLLAVSQASFTDIRLAAVLASLILFSPASMLLGMVSPYAVKLKMENLNTSGRTVGNLYAISTVGSIIGTFLSGFYLIPRFGTNKLLIILSIILIIVSLALAVKKYTKTKLLVFIIAVVSWSAISGLDGLALKNGFIDVDTAYNRIWIYNRLEPNTNRLTKIMGINNENHSSMFLDSDELVNEYTKYYHLAKHFNPNFKATLMLGGAGYSYPKDFLLKYPEAMIDVVEIDQKITDLAKKYFRLKENPRLNIFHEDGRVFLNKTRKKYDVIFGDAFSSRYSLPYQLTTREAVQKKYDILNDGGAVILNIISAIDGEKGEFLRAEYATYKNIFPQVYLFPVSRPNNGSAVQNIILVALKSKSEPKFDSANPELNGYLEHLWKKEIDTDIPILTDDYAPVDYYISKAI